The Acidobacteriota bacterium genome includes a region encoding these proteins:
- the rho gene encoding transcription termination factor Rho (An RNA-DNA helicase that actively releases nascent mRNAs from paused transcription complexes): SGKVLSGGVDSNALQRPKRFFGAARNIEEGGSITIIATALVDTGSRMDDVIFEEFKGTGNMELHLERKLVDKRVFPAIDINKSGTRKEELLVDSADLARIWVLRKVLNPLSPVESMELLLEKLSKTKTNSDFLNSLSGGKN; the protein is encoded by the coding sequence CGAGCGGGAAGGTCCTGTCGGGCGGCGTGGACAGCAACGCCCTGCAGCGGCCGAAGCGCTTCTTCGGCGCCGCGCGCAACATCGAGGAGGGGGGGAGCATCACCATCATCGCCACGGCCCTGGTGGACACCGGGAGCCGCATGGACGACGTGATCTTCGAGGAATTCAAGGGGACCGGCAACATGGAGCTCCACCTGGAGCGCAAACTGGTCGACAAGCGCGTCTTCCCCGCCATCGACATCAACAAGTCCGGGACCCGCAAGGAGGAACTGCTCGTCGACTCGGCCGACCTCGCCCGCATCTGGGTCCTGCGCAAGGTGCTCAACCCGCTCTCTCCCGTCGAAAGCATGGAGCTGCTCCTGGAAAAACTTTCCAAGACCAAGACGAACAGCGATTTCCTGAACTCGCTCTCCGGAGGGAAAAACTGA